Part of the Campylobacter suis genome, AATCTATCGGCAAGCGACATCTTTTCATTAACTGTATCGCCGTAGTGAATTTCGCCATCTTTTACAATCACTCCATCATTATCACTTTGCCTTTCACTAACTAGATGGCGACGATTTGAAGTGGCATAAACTAGGATATTTTTAGGAGGTTTTGATATGCTACCTTGCATAAGTGGCTTTAAAAACTTATAGTCTGCGCTACCATTTTCAAAACTCATGTCATCGCAAAAGATGATAAATTTAAACTTATTTTGCTCCCTTAGCTCATCGATAATATCTGGCAAATTTTTAAACTCATCAGACGCGATCTCGATAAGACGGAGATTTTCTTTATAAAATTTGGTAAAAACTGCCTTTAAAAGGCTAGACTTGCCACATCCCATCTCACCCCAAAGCAAAACATGGTTAGCCTCATTTCCATTTATAAAATTCTGTGTATTTAGTATAAGCTGAGTTTTTTGAGTCTGAAGACCGATAAGATCATCAATATCAACAAAATCAATCTCTTTCACAGGCACAAGCTGTGCTTTGCTAGATCGCCAAATGGCTGCAAACTCCCTAGTCCAGTCTATCATTTTAAACTCCTTAAATGGCTTATTATCTCGCCAATCACATCATCATCATCTTTGCTTCGTGACTTTAATCTTATCTTTTCATCTTTTTGGTTTGTTAAAACTATATTTTGCTCAGCATTTGATATGGCTTTAAAGCCATGTTTTAGTGCTAAAATTTTGATGATTATAATATCTAAAAACTGTTTTGTATAACTATCAAGCTTGCCAAATCTATCCTCTATCTCGCCACTTATATCATAAACCTCGTTTACATTCACAGCCTTACTAAGCCGTCTATAAAGCTCTAGTCTTAAGCGATCTTCTCGGATAAATTCAGGGTTTAAAAAGGCATTTACACTAAGCTTTAAATCTATCTTGTTTAGTTTTACGCTTTGTTGATTAAGAAGTGAGTTTATCTCATCTTCAAGCATTTTTAGATAAAGTGAGTAGCCTATCGCTTCAATGTGTCCGCTTTGAGCCTCACCTATAATGTTACCACCACCTCTAATTTCTAAGTCATGATAAGCAAGCACACTTCCAGAGCCAAGTGCTGAGTTGCTTTCAAGTGCAACAAGTCGCTTTAGCGCTTCTGGCGTAAGCTCATTTTTATCCTCAACCAAGAAATAACAAAAGCCCTGCTTATTACTTCTGCCAACACGACCCCTAAGCTGATGAAGGTCTGCGATACCAAATTTGTTGGCATTTTCAACTATCATAGTGTTTGCATTTGGCAAATGTATGCCACTTTCTACGATGCTAGTACAAACCATCACATCATATTCGCCGTTTTCAAACTTTAAAATTTCCTCTTCAGTTATCTTCGCGTCTATCTTTGAGTGAAGTATCAAAATTCTTAAATTTGGTAGGATTTTGCGTAAATTTTTAGCGCAAAGCTCTATGTCTGCGATGTGATTATGTATATAAAATACCTGTCCGCCGCACCTCATCTCGCGCATTATCGCCTCTTTTATGATCTTTTCATCCCACTCTTTTACGCTAGTTCTTACATCAAGGCGTTCGCTTGGTGGAGTTTTAAGCACACTATAGGTTTTAATCTTTGAAAGAGCCATATTTAAACTTCTAGGGATAGGCGTAGCAGACATGCTTAAAACATGCGAATTTGATGAAATCTCTTTTAATTTTTCTTTTTGTTTTACACCGAATTTATGCTCTTCATCAACAACGATAAGTCCTACATTTTTTGCCTTTTGACTAAGCAAAGCATGCGTACCGACACAAACACAAGGCTCGCCATCACTTAAAGCCTTTGTAACCTCAGCCTTTTGTTTAGCTGAGCTAAACCTATCAAGCCTAAAAACCTTGATATCAAACTCAGCCAAACGCTCTTTTAGGCTCTTAAAATGCTGCGAGCTAAGAAGCGTTGTTGGCACAAAAAATAGAGCCACAAAGCCAGAAAGTACACATTTAAAAATAGCATTCATAGCAACTTCGGTCTTGCCAAAGCCAACATCACCACTAAGCAGTCTATCCATCACGCGACCGCTTTTTAGCTCATCTGAAATTTCACCAACAGCTGTAAGTTGATCAGTCGTGTATTCAAAGCCAGCTCGAGATAGAAATTTAAGATACTGCGCGTCATCTTTTTGTATCACAAGTCCTTGTACTAACTCACGCTGGGCTGCCATGGCGATGATTTTGGAGGCTATTAAAAACAGCTTTTCGCGTACTTTTTCTTTTATCTTAGCAAAGCTTGCTTTTCCAAGTCTATCAAGTACGGCGATTGATCCGTTTACGGCGATATAGCGGTCTATAAGGTTTAAATTTTCAACTGGCAAAAGTAACCTGTCATCGTTTTGATAGGCAATAACCACAAACTCTTTCGTAGCCCCTAAAACCGTAATCTTTTCAAGTCCCAAAAACTTACCGATACCATACTCTTCATGCACAACATAATCATTTACTTTTAGCTCATCAACTACAAGCGAAGCCTTTTTGGCTCTTGTTTTTTTACTAAACTTGTTTAATGATATAATGACTTTTGTTGGCGAAGTTAAATTTACAACAAGCGGGCTAATTAGTAATTTGACATTCTCGTTGCCAACATTTAAAGCGCTAAAAAGCGACTCGTTGCGAGCTAAAACGGTTATATCTTTGTGCTTGTTTATCTCAAAAAAATCAGAAGTTGGGCTTGCTAAAAGTGGTTTAAATTCCTTTGCTTGGGGAAGGACGCTAAAATTTTTAAATACACTTAAATCACGCTCATCGTCTATCTCTTTAATCTCTTGCGCTAAAACACAGTGAAATTTCTCAAGGTAGTTTTCAAAACCATCTATCGCCCAAAAACCAAGGGAATTTAAGTCACTAACGATAGCATTTGTATTTATATCTTGGAGTTTTTCATTTGCTTTTTCATACTCATTTTTGCTAAGCTTAGCCAAAAATGGCACAACTTCAATACTTTCAAGCTCAGCCTTTGAGCTTATCTGTGTTGAAATATCATAGTTTCTAATGCTCTCAACCTCATCATCAAAGAGCAAAATTCTCACTGGCTCATCATGATTTAGACTAAAAATATCTATCACCTCGCCACGAACGCTAAACTCTCCCCTACTTTCAGCTATGTCAACTATCTCATATCCAGAAAAAAGCAGCTCATCACACAAGGCATTTATGTCTATTTTATCGCCAAAATTTATCGTTATGCTCTTTAGTTGCAAGCTTGATGGAAGTGGGTTTAAGAGTGTTGAATATGGCGAGACGATGAGTTTTTTATCGTTACATTTGTAATAATCACTTAAAATTTTGCTAATATCCACAAGCTCTTCGTTAAAGCTTCGCAAATCATCGCCAAACCTAGCCCTAAAATCTGGCAAAACAAATGTCTTAAGCCCAGCCAAAGACGCTGCATCGGCGCACTCTCTGGCACTTTTATCATCTTGGCAAATTAAAATATCAGTGCTATTTTTGCCAAGAAAATATTCATAAACTTTCTCTTGCATTATATCGCCTTAAAAACGCCTCTACAAGATAAAACGAACCAAAAACTAGATAAATTTCATCATCTTTTGCCTGCAAAATTTTATCCATATCCATATCATCAAAATGGCTAAATTTAAGCTCTAAGTTATCTAAAGCCACTATTAATCTCTGCCCGCCAAGCTCACGACCATGTCCGTCGTAGTCGATGATTTTTACATTTTTTATGATATTTTTTAAAGTAGATAAAACCGCATAAAAGTCCTTATCGGCAAATGCATTATAGATAAGACAAACTTTTTTACCATCAAATTTTTGCGCAATAGCCTGCGCTCCAAGCTCGTTATGTCCCACATCAATATATAAATTTGGTGCAAGCTGCTCACACCTGCCCCTAATATCAAGCCTGCCAAGATTTGTTATATTTAATTCTGATAAAAGTATCTTTGCGGCTGCGGCTGCTAGCGTGAGATTAGAAGTTAAAAACTCTGGTAGCTCAAAAATCTGAGCGTATTTTTTTATACTATCTCTATCATCATTTTTTAAAATTTGACTTGCAAAGTCTATTTTTACACCTAAATTTTTTGCTATCATAAAACCTATATCAGAGCAAATTTTGTCCATTTTATCGTTTAAAATAGCTGGTGCATTGGCATTTATGGCTTTAAATTTAGTAGTAGCTATAGCCTTTAGATCAACACCTAAAACATCGATATGATCAAGTCCTATCGGAGCAAAAAGGCTAAGTTTTTTTTCAAAAACATTTGTAGCATCAAGCTCGCCGCCCATTCCAGCCTCGCATACAAAATACTCACACCCTTCAAATAAAGTAGCCGCAAGCAGTGTAGCATACTCAAAATAGCTAGTTTTTACCCTAAACTCATCTGGCAAAATTTCTAGTAACCTCTGGTGAGCTAGCTCTAAATTTTCATCACTAACGATACTTCCATTAAGCCAAAAGCGCTCTTTAAACTCGAAGATGTGCGGGCTTGTATAGTGCCCAACAGTTTTGCCATTTGCATGTAAAATTTGAGCCAAAAAGCGCCCTGTACTACCCTTGCCATTAGTTCCTATAACATGAATAACCTTAAACGGTTTAAATTTACTTTTAATGCTTTGCCAAGCACGAGGCATGCGGGTATAATCGATCTCTTTATAAAAGAGCGGTTTGCCTTCTAAAAATTTCTCTAGCTTCATAAAGTTAGTTTTTTGGCGATACCTGATTTCTTCCGTTTTGCTTTGAATGATAAAGCATTTTATCAGCATTTTCTATAGTAGACATATCGCTTAGACTTAGGCTCCTAGTTGCAACTCCAGCACTTATAGTAACTTTTATACGCTCATTTTTATATATAAATTTAAAACTTTCGATAGTTTGTCTTATCTTTTCAGCAAACACAACCGCTTCGCCTTGACTTGTGCTTGGAAGTATGACGATAAACTCTTCACCACCATATCTGCCGATAAAATCAATCTTTCTTATGTTTTTCTTAAAAATCATTGCAACCGTGGCAAGTATAACATCACCCGCGTCGTGCCCATAAGTATCATTAATCTTTTTAAAGAAGTCGATATCAAGAAAACAAACAGAGTAATCAGTCCCATATCTTCTGTAAGCCTCTTCGATTCGCCTTAGCTCCTCCATAAGTGCTCTTTTAGTCGCCGTCTTTGTCAAAAAGTCCTCACGGCTTTCTATCTTAGCTTCTTCAAGCTCTTGCTCAAGAGAATTTATACGCTCTTGAAGCTCTGATATAGTTGCCTGCTTGCTACTCATCTCAGCTCCCAGCTCACGGCTTTCTATCTCAAGTGCATTTGCTATATTAAAAAGCATCTCTTTTACTTGTTCAAAGCTATTTGTATCAAGGCTTATCTCGGCAATATCACTTTTAATGCCCTGCATCTTAGCAGTGCTATCTCGTGATGTATTTGCAAGCTCTGAAATTCTACTTCCGATACTACCTAAAACACTATTAAGCGATGAAATTTTCTGAGCTACTTCATTTTTATCGGTTTCGATACGACGAGCAACTAAATTTTTTATCTCATCTTTTATGTTTGGTGAGTTTATCTCCATAGGATTTTTTGAAATGCTAGTATTTATCTGAGCTATCTCATCGTCAAGCTCTTTTGTGATAGATGGTTCAAGCATAATGCCAACAAGCTCAACAAATGATTTTAACATATCGTTATCGTTTTGTAGCATTAAGAAATTTTCAAGCTCGCCCATCATCGTTTTTAGATCTTCATTGCCTTTAACGCCATAGTGCTTTAAGAAGTCAAGATACTCATCATTATAGCCACTAACGATCTCAAACCACTTCTCTCTTACCTCATCAAGCGCAGCTGGATCGCACTTTTTAGATAAAATTTGCATAGACCTTTCAGCCATAGCCTTAGCCTCTTTATTATGAAGCATCGCAACGACCTGAAGTACACGGCGTGCAAACGCATTTAGCGACTTATATCCTTTATCATCATCAACGCTAGCTGCACCACTTTGCGATGAGCGATTAAGTCTAGCTGTAACAAAAGCCACAAACTCATCAATGCTGCTTATGTTCATATTTGCAGCTTGAGTTTTAAACTCAGCCCCTAAACGCGAGATGTATTGTTCTATGCGCTTTTTTTCAGCAGTTGTAAAGCCATATTTTTTACAAATTTCATTATAGACATCAGTATAGTTTTCTGGTGTTAGCATGAGCTGACGATTTTTTATCTCACCCAATGCCTCCTTAACTATCTGTGCAACGCTAATTGCTGCCATGTTTGTATCCTTTTATTGCTAATTTTGATATATATTCATCAAAGGCCTCTTTTGAAGCCTCTTTGATAGCTGTAAATTTCTCCGTATCGCTTATGACACTATCTGCATAGCGTATGTTACTAATGCGCCTTGAAACACTAAAGTCATATTCGCCTACGGTTGATATGTTTTCGGTTTTTCCATCTTTAAAGGTTGTCTTAAAATTTAATCCCAAAATGACCTTATACTCCGAGATATACCCAAACTCATCATAAACCATCGCCTGGTATCTAATCGATGTGTTTGACACTTCTATAAGCGTGTTTGCACTTTGTTTATCACTAAGAGTTTTATGTAGTCTTGATACGATACCCTCTTTTACTGCATCTTTTATCAAAACACTATTTTTTGGCTCAGTTTTGCTAATTATAACATCAACATAAACCCTCTCATCCATAATATCTTGTGTGAGTTTTGAGATCGGTTTATACCCGCAACCAATAAGCAAAAAAGCCATAAAAAAACCTAATAAAAACCTCAAATTTTATCCTTTTATAACCAAATTCACAAGCTTACCAGGGATATAAATTTCTTTTAATATCTCCTTGCCATCAAGCCATTTTGCCGTTTGTGTTTTTGCCTCTTTTAGTACATCTTCTTGTTTGGCTGATGCTGAAATTTCAAACTCTGCACGCTTTTTGCCATTTATGGTAACGGCTAAGTTTATAGTGTCTTTTACAAAAACTTCATCTAAAATTTTAATCTCACCAAAATTTCTCCTACCAAAAAGCCTCTCACTCAGTTCGCAAGCAATGTGTGGCACGATAGGCTCAAGTAAATTTAAGATAATATAAAATCCCTCAGCACTTACATCATCGTTATTTTGGGCATTTATAGCATTAAGAGCTTCCATGCAAGCGGCGATTAAGGTGTTAAATGTAAAACTTTGTGCAAAAACATCTTGCGACTTTACAAGAGCTTCGTACACTTTAAGTCTAGCATACTTCTCCTCTTTGCTAAGATTTGAATGATTTATAGTTGGCATTTGGCTTCTTGGAGCTAAATTTATAGCTCTATCCCAAAGTCTATTTAAAAAGCGATATGCGCCCTCAACCGCGCTATCATTCCACTCAAGCTCTTTTTGAGGAGGCGCAGCAAAAAGTATAAAAAGCCTTGCCGTATCAGCACCATATTTATTTATAATATCATCTGGATCTACGACATTTCCCTTACTTTTACTCATCTTTTTACCATCTTTTAGCACCATGCCTTGAGTTAGTAAATTTTCAAATGGCTCGTCATCTCTCACATAGCCCAAATCTCGCAAGACCTTTTGAAAAAAGCGCGCATAAAGTAGGTGAAGTATAGCATGTTCGATACCGCCGATATATTGATCGACATTCATCCAATAATCAACACCATCTTTATCAAGCGCCATATCTTCCCAAGTCCGCTCATCACTTGCATATCTTGCAAAATACCAGCTACTTTGCACAAATGTGTCCATCGTGTCAGTCTCTCTAATGGCGTCACCACCGCATTTTGGACATTTTGTATACTTCCAAGTCGCATGCTTATCTAAAGGATTACCTTCGCCTGTTATATTTACATCATCAGGTAGTGCTACTGGTAAATTTTTCTCATTCTCTGGCACAACTCCACAATGTGGGCAATGCACGATAGGTATAGGCGCACCCCAATATCGCTGACGAGAGATACCCCAGTCACGAAGCTTGAAATTTGTTACTCTTCGTCCAAGCCCTTTGTTTTCAAAATTTGCTATTATTTTCTCTTTTGCATCTTGAGTTTTTAGTCCGTCTATAAGTGGCGAATTTATGGCGATGCCTGGCTCGCTATTTGCCTTACTAGTGTCATTTTCTCCATCTTCTGGACAAACAACTTGCACGATAGGCAAACCAAATTCGCTCGCAAAGTCAAAATCGCGTTGATCATGAGCAGGCACTGACATGATAGCTCCACTACCATAATCAGCCAAGATAAAATTTGCTACCCAAACTGGAATTTTCTCATTTGTAAGTGGATGGAGAACATAAATACCTAAAAACATGCCGTCTTTTGCGCTGGCTTGACGCTCCCGTGGACTTTGATTTAAGATAGTGCGGATCTTTGTTTTTTTCTCATCATCTAAATTTTCACTCTCAAGCAACGCCTTAACAATACCATGTTCTGGCGCAAGAGCTGTATAAGTTACTCCATAAATGGTATCTGGGCGAGTTGTAAAGACCTCAAATCCATCAAACTTACCGCCTAAAATCTTCTTTGAATCTTCATCCAGCTCAAATTTAAACTCTAGCCCATAGCTCTTGCCGATCCAGTTTTCTTGCATAGTTAAAACCTGGCTTGGCCACTTACCTTCAAGCTTTTTCAGATCATTTAAAAGCTCATCAGCATACTGCGTTATCTTAAAATAATACCCAGGAAGCTCTCTTTGAACTATCTCGTTACCACAGCGCCAACAACAACCCTCTTCAACCTGTTCATTTGCCAAAACCGTCTGGTCATGCTCACACCAGTTTACAACCGCACTTTTGCGATATACCAACCCCTTTTCAAACATCTTTATAAAAAAGCTCTGCTCCCATTTTGTATAAAGCGGGTCAGAAGTGGCTAGCTCACGCTTTTTGGAAAATGAAAGTCCTAGAGTTCTAAGCTCTTTTATCATATAATCTATATTCTCATAAGTCCATTTTCTAGGATGAGTGCCGTTTTTTATAGCTGCATTTTCTGCTGGCATACCAAAGCTATCAAAGCCAATAGGATGTAAGACATTAAAGCCTTTTTTTCGGTAGTATCTAGCTAAAACATCGCTTATAGAGTAGTTTCTAACATGCCCCATATGGATGCGTCCACTTGGATATGGAAACATTGAAAGGATGTATTTTTTAGGTAAAGTATAATCATCTTTTGGCTCAAATTCCTCATTTTTCGACCAAATTTCTTGCCATTTTTTTTCAATATTTAAGGCATCGTATTTTAAAATTTCAGCCATTTTTTCTCCTAAAATTCTTCTTGAGTTTTGCTTGACTCGATAAGCACTAGAGCAAGCGAAAAGATATTTGCTATCAGCGCGCCTATAGCAAGCGAGTAGCAAAGTGTCATATTTGAGCTTACTTGAAGTACGATAAATGCCGGTATAAGGTGCAAGTCAGCAACAAGTGAGCTAGCAAAAAGCTCGGCTGAGAGTATATTTTTCACACCGATTTTAAGCAAAGTAGAGACTAAATTTATACTAGCTGCTACAAACAGTGCTATCTCATTTTTATCGTATAAAAACCCAGCCGTTGTAGTAAGGCTCATCAGAGCAAAAAATATATAAAAAACTTTTCCCCAATTCATAAAAACTCCTTACACTACACCTTTTTCAAACATTGCACGCTCACGCTCACGCTCTTTTTGCTGTTTTTGCTTCTCAGCAAGTCTAGCTCTATATTGCTCAATATTAAATTTAAACCATATAAGAAATGGTACTGCTATATAAACTGAGCTTATAGTTCCTATCAAAATTCCTACTATTAACACAAAAGAGAAGTCATGTATCATATCGCCACCAAAGAAGAACAGCACTGCTACAACCATAAGCGTAGTAAATGATGTTAGTATAGTTCTTGATAGTGTTGCCGATATGCTTTCATTGATAACATCTATCATATCGCTACGCTTGCTTGTTACTATGCCCTCCCTAATGCGATCAAAAATGATAATAGTATCATTTAGCGAATAGCCAAGTATCGTAAGTATGGCAGCTAATGTATCCAAATTTACATTTATAGCAAATAGCGATATAGCACCCAATGTTATGACAACATCGTGAATTTCAGATATGATAGCAGCCACAGCAAAACGCCATTCAAAACGAAGCGTGATATAAATAAGCACTGCGCCAAATGAAACTAAGATAGCCATTAAGCCTTTTTCTCTAAGCTCACTACCAACCTTTGGACCAACTATATCCACACGGCGAATTTCAACATTTCCAGTCTCTTTTAAAAGTTCCTTAACTTCTGCACCAATGTCGCCACTCACACTTGAATCTGAGCCAGAAAAACGAATATTCACCTCATGTTCGCTACCAAATTCTGTTACATTTGCATTTTTTAACTTTTCACTTTTTAAAAGAGTCTCTCTTATCTTATCAAGTGGAGCAACACCCTCGTATTTTACTTGTATCAAAGTACCGCCAGAAAAGTCTATACCGTAATTTAAACCTTTTGTTAAAAGTAAAAAAACTGAACCAAAAAACAAAATAGCAGACAGACTAAGCGAAGCAAATCTGAACTTCATAAAATCATAAACTTTAGCTTTTGTAAAAATTTGCACGCCTAACCCCTTTTATATCCAAACCAAAATCTTGTATTGCCACTTTTTTCTATCCTATCCGCAAGGAAATCAAAGCAGCCATGAGTACCCAAAATAGCCGTAAGCATCGAAGTAAGAACACCTATGCTCATTGTTACTGCAAAACCTTTAATAGGTCCCGTCCCGTAAGCATAAAGGGCAACAACGGTTATGAGCGTTGTGATGTTTGAATCAATGATGGCACTCATTGCATTTTCATAGCCTTTTTGTATCGCAAGGCGCAAATTTGCACCCTCGCGCATCATCTCGCGCATCCGTTCGTTTATGATAACATTGGCATCAACTGCCATACCGACAGTAAGAACTATACCAGCCATGCCAGGAAGTGTTAGTGTAGCACCAAAAAGCGCCATAACAGCCGTAAGTATAAATATATTTGCTACAAGGGCTATATTTGCCAAAATTCCAGCAAAACCATAGTAAAGCACCATAAATATAACAACCAAAACAGAGGCTCCAGCTAGCGCAGTCATACTTTTATTAATACTTTCAGCACCCAATGACGGTCCTATACTGCGCTTTTCAAGAAGTTTTACGGGCGCAAGAAGTGCTCCTGAGCGAAGTGCTATCGCCACATCATGGGCCTCTTCAACAGTAAAACCACCGCTTATCTGACCACTACCACCACCTATGCGCTCATTTATCACAGGTGCAGAGTAAACCTTGCCATCAAGCACGATAGCCAGGCGTTTTCCTACACTTTCACCTGTAAAATCACCAAAAATTCTAGCACCTTCTGAATTTAGGGTAAAATTTATAATAGGTAGGTTATTTTGCTGAGAAAAAGCCACTCTTGCATCTGTTAACATTGATCCATCAAGAACTGGAACGCTTTTTAGGACATATTTTATCTTATCATTTTTTATATCTGGGTATATGGTATTTCCGTAGCTTTCGGCATCTGCTGCACTCATAGTATGTGCCTGATCTTGACGCTTTTCATCAACTGCCATAAGCTGCAAGTGTGCTGCCTTAGCTATAAGATCCCTAGCTCTAGCCTCATCAGCTTCGCTTTTTATGCCAGGTAACTCGACTAATATATTATCACTGCCCTGCTTTGCGACTGTTGGCTCTGCTAAGCCAAACTGATCAAGCCTGTTTCTAATGGTCTCAACAGCTTGAGAAACTGCATACTCAAGTGTCTTTTGTCGCTCTTCCTCGGTTAGTTTTACAGTGTAGCTTAGCCCATCTTTTTGCATATCAAGACCTGAAATTTCAGCTAGCATTTTATCTATCTTAGTGGCGTCATCGCTGTCAATTATACTAAAGCTTACAATCTCATCCTTTGCCCTAAGCTTATCAACTAAAATATCCTCTTTTTTTGCATAATAGTTGATACTTCCGGCAACTGATTTCATTTTTGAATAAACCGCAGCTTCAGTTTCAACACCAAGAAGCATATACAAACCACCTTGCAAATCAAGTCCAAGGCTCACTTTTGCCCCATTTTCAGTTTGCAAAAATGATGGCAAAGAAAAGCCAAGTCCAAGAACAATCGCGACGATAAAAATTATCAGTCGATATGTTATTTTTGCGCTTCGCATATCTTAGGCTTCGATCTTTCTAGCGACAAAATCACGAGAAATTCGCACGATTACATCATCGTTAAGCTTTACTTTGATAAAATCATCTTCTGGTTTCACCACCTCGCAGATAAGTCCACCACTTGTTATGATCTTATCGCCTTTTTCTAGGGCTGCGATCATAGCCGCGTGTTGTTTTTGTTGCTTTTGCTGTGGTCTGATAACCAAAAAGTAAAATATCGCGAAAAGCACGATGAGAGGTAGTAATGAAGCTAGAAAATTTCCTTCTTGCATTTGGGTTCCTTAAAATAAAATTTTTAACCCCGTATTTTAGCATTAAAAAGATAATAAAAGCCTTTGTTGGAGCATTTTTGCTGGCAAATTTTATATATTTTTCCATTTTTGAGAATTTTTGGCTTAGTTTTGTCTCGCCATTTTTAACATTTTTAGGCATTTATATCATTATAAATTTAGATAGGGCTGGATTTTTTTGGGCTGGATTTTTCACGGGAATTTTGTGGTTTTACTGGATTAGCTTTAGCTTTATCTATTACGATCTTGCATGGCTTATGCCAGTTGTTATCTTGGGTATCTCGCTTATTTATGGGCTTATATTTTTAGCAGCTAGTTTTCCTAGTTTTGTGGCTTTG contains:
- the leuS gene encoding leucine--tRNA ligase translates to MAEILKYDALNIEKKWQEIWSKNEEFEPKDDYTLPKKYILSMFPYPSGRIHMGHVRNYSISDVLARYYRKKGFNVLHPIGFDSFGMPAENAAIKNGTHPRKWTYENIDYMIKELRTLGLSFSKKRELATSDPLYTKWEQSFFIKMFEKGLVYRKSAVVNWCEHDQTVLANEQVEEGCCWRCGNEIVQRELPGYYFKITQYADELLNDLKKLEGKWPSQVLTMQENWIGKSYGLEFKFELDEDSKKILGGKFDGFEVFTTRPDTIYGVTYTALAPEHGIVKALLESENLDDEKKTKIRTILNQSPRERQASAKDGMFLGIYVLHPLTNEKIPVWVANFILADYGSGAIMSVPAHDQRDFDFASEFGLPIVQVVCPEDGENDTSKANSEPGIAINSPLIDGLKTQDAKEKIIANFENKGLGRRVTNFKLRDWGISRQRYWGAPIPIVHCPHCGVVPENEKNLPVALPDDVNITGEGNPLDKHATWKYTKCPKCGGDAIRETDTMDTFVQSSWYFARYASDERTWEDMALDKDGVDYWMNVDQYIGGIEHAILHLLYARFFQKVLRDLGYVRDDEPFENLLTQGMVLKDGKKMSKSKGNVVDPDDIINKYGADTARLFILFAAPPQKELEWNDSAVEGAYRFLNRLWDRAINLAPRSQMPTINHSNLSKEEKYARLKVYEALVKSQDVFAQSFTFNTLIAACMEALNAINAQNNDDVSAEGFYIILNLLEPIVPHIACELSERLFGRRNFGEIKILDEVFVKDTINLAVTINGKKRAEFEISASAKQEDVLKEAKTQTAKWLDGKEILKEIYIPGKLVNLVIKG
- the secF gene encoding protein translocase subunit SecF, coding for MQIFTKAKVYDFMKFRFASLSLSAILFFGSVFLLLTKGLNYGIDFSGGTLIQVKYEGVAPLDKIRETLLKSEKLKNANVTEFGSEHEVNIRFSGSDSSVSGDIGAEVKELLKETGNVEIRRVDIVGPKVGSELREKGLMAILVSFGAVLIYITLRFEWRFAVAAIISEIHDVVITLGAISLFAINVNLDTLAAILTILGYSLNDTIIIFDRIREGIVTSKRSDMIDVINESISATLSRTILTSFTTLMVVAVLFFFGGDMIHDFSFVLIVGILIGTISSVYIAVPFLIWFKFNIEQYRARLAEKQKQQKERERERAMFEKGVV
- a CDS encoding DUF6394 family protein codes for the protein MNWGKVFYIFFALMSLTTTAGFLYDKNEIALFVAASINLVSTLLKIGVKNILSAELFASSLVADLHLIPAFIVLQVSSNMTLCYSLAIGALIANIFSLALVLIESSKTQEEF
- the secD gene encoding protein translocase subunit SecD — encoded protein: MRSAKITYRLIIFIVAIVLGLGFSLPSFLQTENGAKVSLGLDLQGGLYMLLGVETEAAVYSKMKSVAGSINYYAKKEDILVDKLRAKDEIVSFSIIDSDDATKIDKMLAEISGLDMQKDGLSYTVKLTEEERQKTLEYAVSQAVETIRNRLDQFGLAEPTVAKQGSDNILVELPGIKSEADEARARDLIAKAAHLQLMAVDEKRQDQAHTMSAADAESYGNTIYPDIKNDKIKYVLKSVPVLDGSMLTDARVAFSQQNNLPIINFTLNSEGARIFGDFTGESVGKRLAIVLDGKVYSAPVINERIGGGSGQISGGFTVEEAHDVAIALRSGALLAPVKLLEKRSIGPSLGAESINKSMTALAGASVLVVIFMVLYYGFAGILANIALVANIFILTAVMALFGATLTLPGMAGIVLTVGMAVDANVIINERMREMMREGANLRLAIQKGYENAMSAIIDSNITTLITVVALYAYGTGPIKGFAVTMSIGVLTSMLTAILGTHGCFDFLADRIEKSGNTRFWFGYKRG
- the yajC gene encoding preprotein translocase subunit YajC, with product MQEGNFLASLLPLIVLFAIFYFLVIRPQQKQQKQHAAMIAALEKGDKIITSGGLICEVVKPEDDFIKVKLNDDVIVRISRDFVARKIEA